A genome region from Maridesulfovibrio salexigens DSM 2638 includes the following:
- a CDS encoding F0F1 ATP synthase subunit epsilon, whose amino-acid sequence MASKLLLEIVTPDRKVLSQEVDYVGAPGIEGEFGIMANHIPFLSALGVGNLYFKEGNRTHYIFVSGGFAEVGNNKVTILAEVAEKAVEIDIARAQKAQEKAKARLAKAQDRIESARAQAALQRALARLTCKDAAQKAGTTTH is encoded by the coding sequence ATGGCTAGTAAGCTCCTTTTGGAAATCGTTACTCCTGATCGCAAGGTCCTTTCCCAGGAAGTCGACTATGTCGGCGCCCCGGGGATTGAGGGTGAGTTTGGTATTATGGCCAATCACATACCCTTTCTTTCGGCTCTCGGCGTAGGTAACCTCTACTTTAAAGAAGGTAACCGCACTCACTACATCTTTGTTTCCGGCGGCTTTGCCGAAGTAGGAAACAATAAAGTGACCATTCTCGCCGAAGTTGCTGAAAAGGCCGTTGAGATCGACATCGCTCGGGCTCAGAAAGCTCAGGAAAAAGCGAAGGCTCGTTTGGCTAAAGCACAGGATCGCATTGAATCAGCTCGCGCACAGGCCGCTCTCCAGAGAGCACTTGCACGCCTGACCTGTAAAGATGCGGCCCAGAAGGCCGGGACTACCACTCACTAG
- the mrdA gene encoding penicillin-binding protein 2 — MSLYESKSQQPPKNGLLLLQGLILLLFCIFALRFWYLQIHKGEYFSEQARNNQLRQDNLYAPRGLIRDRNGQLLAVNEPAYALGIVREDCKDLDATLVTVSKWTGVDLAKLQKVFKKSRRRVKPFEPLILVPNLTFEQVAVIEANSLHWPGLEVVVRPRRKYLQGPLLSHVLGYVSEVDEAELENDSDLAVGDYVGKQGLESVLEKRFRGVKGRRQSEVDATGRRLKERILNPPIAGEDIDLSIDLGLQELGGKLLEGKAGAVVVMNPDNGQILAFVSAPSYDNNAFTDGLSQKQWVALRDDPRTPLQNRVIQSVYPPGSVFKMTVAGAGLHYGMITPEDTVYCPGHMKLGKYVFRCWKRGGHGETDLEKSLVESCDVYYYKLGKKLGVDRMSEFAFAAGYGKPTGIALPHEKGGLIPTRKWKKRRFGEIWHPGENLNFSIGQGYTLVTPLQVARSISSLINGGRLLRPQLLAGEPAEEQGVIPLTDSQRELIRKAMIATVDKPRGTARRLRTKGVVVGGKTGTAQVVKLTDELKKMKDEDIPYKYRDHAWMASFAEKGDQRYVVVCMVEHGLHGGSGAGPIVKAIYDYIFKGNKGKK, encoded by the coding sequence ATGAGCCTGTATGAATCTAAAAGCCAGCAACCTCCCAAGAACGGACTGTTGCTCTTGCAGGGGCTTATATTGCTCCTGTTTTGTATTTTTGCCCTGCGTTTCTGGTATTTGCAGATTCATAAGGGCGAATATTTTTCCGAGCAGGCTCGTAATAACCAGTTGCGTCAGGATAATCTCTATGCCCCGCGCGGTTTGATCAGAGACCGTAACGGACAGCTCCTGGCTGTCAACGAGCCCGCCTACGCTTTGGGAATTGTCCGTGAGGACTGCAAGGACCTGGATGCCACCTTGGTGACCGTATCAAAGTGGACAGGGGTCGATCTTGCGAAGCTGCAAAAAGTATTCAAGAAGTCCCGGCGCAGGGTCAAACCTTTTGAGCCCTTGATCCTAGTCCCCAACCTCACCTTTGAACAGGTAGCAGTCATCGAGGCCAACTCGTTGCATTGGCCCGGACTTGAGGTTGTGGTCCGTCCCCGCCGTAAATATCTTCAAGGTCCCCTTCTTTCGCATGTTTTGGGATATGTTTCCGAAGTTGACGAAGCTGAGTTAGAAAATGATTCCGATCTCGCTGTGGGTGACTACGTTGGGAAGCAAGGTCTCGAATCTGTTCTGGAAAAAAGATTTCGGGGCGTCAAAGGCCGCAGGCAGAGTGAAGTTGATGCCACAGGTCGAAGGTTAAAAGAGCGTATTCTTAATCCTCCCATAGCCGGGGAGGATATAGATCTTTCCATTGATCTCGGTTTGCAGGAACTTGGCGGAAAGCTGCTTGAAGGCAAGGCCGGGGCTGTAGTGGTCATGAACCCTGATAACGGCCAGATTCTGGCTTTCGTCAGTGCTCCATCCTACGACAACAATGCCTTCACTGACGGCTTGAGCCAGAAACAGTGGGTCGCATTGCGCGATGACCCCAGAACTCCGCTGCAAAACCGGGTTATCCAGTCCGTGTATCCTCCGGGATCAGTCTTCAAGATGACTGTTGCCGGGGCCGGTTTGCATTACGGGATGATTACGCCTGAAGATACGGTTTATTGCCCCGGTCATATGAAGCTCGGAAAATATGTGTTCCGTTGCTGGAAAAGAGGCGGACACGGGGAAACCGACCTTGAAAAGTCTTTAGTCGAATCCTGTGACGTTTATTACTACAAATTAGGCAAAAAACTCGGCGTAGACCGGATGAGTGAATTTGCTTTTGCTGCAGGTTACGGCAAGCCCACCGGAATTGCGCTGCCACATGAAAAGGGCGGATTGATCCCGACCCGTAAGTGGAAAAAACGCAGATTCGGTGAAATATGGCATCCCGGTGAAAACCTGAACTTTTCCATTGGACAGGGATATACTCTGGTAACTCCCTTGCAGGTGGCCCGCTCTATTTCTTCACTGATTAATGGTGGCAGATTGCTCAGGCCGCAGCTTCTAGCAGGAGAACCTGCTGAAGAGCAGGGCGTGATTCCGCTCACAGACAGTCAACGTGAATTAATCCGCAAGGCCATGATCGCCACAGTAGATAAACCTCGAGGGACCGCTCGCAGACTGCGTACGAAAGGGGTTGTTGTCGGCGGTAAAACCGGTACTGCTCAGGTGGTTAAGCTCACTGATGAGCTTAAGAAAATGAAGGATGAAGATATTCCTTATAAGTATAGGGACCACGCGTGGATGGCCAGTTTTGCAGAAAAAGGAGACCAGCGTTACGTGGTTGTCTGCATGGTTGAACACGGTTTGCATGGCGGTTCCGGGGCCGGTCCGATAGTCAAAGCTATCTATGATTATATTTTCAAAGGCAATAAGGGTAAGAAATAA
- the rodA gene encoding rod shape-determining protein RodA produces the protein MSPIDRRLLIHMNWFLLGLAAMLFFVGVLNLYSASGFRLEQGMSVSSFYQKQLIWGLMGFAGMITFMLFDYRHLRTIAWPLFWITVILLACVPVIGKTIYGARRWLDLGFFNFQPSEMAKITILVIGAKILSRSSDPLNIKNLAYVVGVGLIPAGMVITQPDLGSGLNILLILGGMILYRGLTPKLFKTLAVVGPCLIPVGWLFMHDYQKRRVISFMNPASDPLGAGYHIIQSEIAIGSGRVWGKGFLGGTQSQLRFLPEKHTDFAIAVFGEEWGFAGAMALLSLFCVFLYQMVVTAREAKDLFGSYLAAGVFFYFFWQILINMGMVLGLMPVVGIPLPFISYGGSGTVVNLCLVGLVLNVSMRRYVFKQG, from the coding sequence ATGTCTCCCATTGACCGCAGATTACTTATTCATATGAACTGGTTCCTGCTGGGACTGGCGGCAATGCTGTTTTTTGTCGGAGTTCTCAACCTTTATTCTGCCAGCGGATTCAGGCTGGAGCAGGGAATGAGCGTCAGCTCATTTTATCAGAAACAGCTTATCTGGGGACTGATGGGCTTTGCCGGAATGATCACTTTTATGCTTTTTGATTACCGGCATTTAAGAACCATAGCATGGCCTTTGTTCTGGATTACGGTAATACTGTTGGCGTGTGTACCTGTAATCGGCAAAACCATTTACGGTGCCCGCCGCTGGCTTGATCTCGGCTTCTTTAATTTTCAGCCCAGTGAAATGGCCAAGATTACCATTCTGGTTATCGGGGCCAAAATTCTCTCCCGCAGTAGCGATCCTCTGAATATTAAGAATCTAGCCTATGTAGTTGGGGTGGGGCTTATTCCCGCAGGGATGGTAATTACCCAGCCGGACCTCGGTTCGGGGCTCAATATTCTGCTCATTCTCGGCGGGATGATTCTCTATAGGGGCCTGACTCCCAAGCTGTTCAAAACCCTTGCTGTGGTAGGTCCATGTTTGATCCCTGTGGGCTGGCTTTTCATGCATGATTATCAGAAGCGCAGGGTTATCTCGTTTATGAATCCGGCCAGCGATCCGCTCGGCGCGGGCTATCATATTATTCAGTCGGAAATCGCCATTGGGTCCGGAAGGGTCTGGGGTAAAGGTTTTCTGGGCGGAACGCAGTCTCAGCTGCGGTTTCTGCCTGAAAAGCACACAGACTTCGCTATCGCTGTTTTCGGTGAAGAGTGGGGCTTTGCCGGAGCTATGGCTCTGCTCAGTCTTTTTTGTGTGTTTTTGTATCAAATGGTTGTGACAGCCAGAGAAGCAAAAGACCTGTTCGGAAGCTATCTTGCGGCAGGCGTATTCTTTTATTTCTTCTGGCAAATCCTTATCAATATGGGTATGGTCCTCGGACTAATGCCGGTAGTAGGCATCCCTTTACCATTCATCAGTTATGGCGGCAGTGGTACCGTCGTCAACCTTTGTCTCGTGGGGCTCGTTTTAAACGTTTCCATGAGACGTTACGTATTTAAACAGGGGTAA
- a CDS encoding ATP synthase F0 subunit B, whose translation MIDLDISFFIQLANFIITLLVLNLLMFRPIREIIRRRAELMSDQLSKVENFNGQAETKVKDYEAALDSARKEGMEIRNDFKDQGAAQEQTLLAEAGKVAAATMKEARAEVAADKGAAMKVLGGEVEAFAQKVTAKVLG comes from the coding sequence ATGATTGATTTAGATATTAGCTTTTTTATCCAGTTAGCGAACTTCATCATCACCCTTCTTGTTCTCAACCTTCTTATGTTTCGTCCTATTCGTGAAATCATCAGGAGACGCGCAGAGCTCATGAGCGATCAGCTCTCCAAGGTGGAAAATTTTAACGGACAGGCTGAAACCAAGGTTAAGGATTACGAAGCTGCTCTGGACTCTGCCCGTAAAGAGGGAATGGAAATCCGGAACGACTTCAAAGATCAGGGAGCCGCTCAGGAACAAACATTGCTCGCCGAGGCCGGAAAAGTCGCAGCCGCGACTATGAAGGAAGCTCGCGCGGAGGTTGCAGCTGATAAAGGTGCAGCAATGAAGGTTCTTGGTGGCGAAGTTGAAGCTTTTGCTCAGAAGGTTACAGCCAAGGTTCTTGGCTAG
- the atpF gene encoding F0F1 ATP synthase subunit B gives MIMATTALSVLLAAGAAYASGGEGAHEIPWANFGWRVLNLILVLGILYKFAGEKIASLFKGRQAGIKQELNDLQSRKEAAEKKLRDVESSIANLEQEKDSILSEARSQGEAMKAAIIQKAEQTAEQIKAQAKVSAEQEVNVALDEMRAEMADKVIEAAEKIVKSKLTKAQHETLVDEYLTKVVL, from the coding sequence ATGATCATGGCAACAACCGCTCTTTCCGTACTGCTGGCAGCAGGCGCAGCCTATGCAAGCGGTGGAGAAGGGGCGCACGAGATTCCCTGGGCAAACTTCGGTTGGCGTGTACTTAACTTGATCCTCGTCCTCGGGATCCTTTACAAGTTTGCTGGCGAGAAAATCGCCTCTCTCTTTAAAGGACGCCAGGCAGGTATCAAACAGGAGCTTAACGATTTGCAGTCCCGTAAGGAAGCTGCAGAGAAAAAGCTCCGCGACGTCGAATCAAGTATTGCTAATCTGGAACAGGAAAAGGATTCCATCCTTTCCGAAGCCAGATCTCAGGGCGAGGCCATGAAGGCGGCGATCATCCAGAAAGCCGAGCAGACTGCCGAGCAGATCAAAGCTCAGGCCAAAGTCTCCGCAGAGCAGGAAGTAAATGTAGCACTGGACGAAATGCGTGCAGAAATGGCTGACAAAGTCATCGAAGCAGCTGAGAAAATCGTCAAGAGCAAGCTTACCAAAGCTCAGCACGAGACTCTGGTGGATGAATACTTAACAAAGGTGGTGCTCTAA
- the glmU gene encoding bifunctional UDP-N-acetylglucosamine diphosphorylase/glucosamine-1-phosphate N-acetyltransferase GlmU produces the protein MDKSFACALVLAGGKGTRMHSDSPKVLKTLLGESMLYYVYKALKPALGENVFTIVGFESGQVEKAFPDMKDRFVLQEEQLGTGHALQMGWDRIKESGAEYCLVINGDTPLIQDQVVTDFLDAVKMDGADLSFMSITPDEPAAFGRVIRDKDGQVTAIVEAKDYDEAVHGPVSGEVNAGIYCLKISAVDSLLSKLTNNNKSGEYYITDLVDLAVECGMNVTAVNAGNSIDLMGINSPLELAKAESALRLRTAEKLLESGVTLHNWESVVVGPGVEIEPGAEITGPCEIYGSSKIGRGAVLQSHVRIVDSVVDSGAIIKAYSHLEEAKVGRDCMVGPYGRLRPGAVLEEESKVGNFVEVKKAVLGKGAKASHLTYLGDSEIGAGTNIGAGTITCNYDGVNKHKTVIGEGAFIGSNTALVAPVTIGKGALIGAGSTITKNVKDGDLGVARGKQVNISRASKKS, from the coding sequence ATGGATAAATCATTTGCCTGCGCCCTTGTTCTCGCTGGAGGAAAGGGTACCCGCATGCATTCGGACAGCCCTAAGGTTCTTAAAACCTTACTTGGCGAGTCCATGCTCTACTATGTATATAAGGCCTTGAAACCCGCCCTTGGGGAAAATGTTTTTACAATCGTCGGTTTTGAATCCGGACAGGTTGAAAAAGCATTTCCGGATATGAAAGACCGTTTTGTTCTTCAGGAAGAACAACTTGGAACCGGGCATGCTTTGCAAATGGGCTGGGATCGGATTAAGGAATCCGGTGCTGAATACTGTCTGGTAATCAATGGCGATACCCCGCTGATTCAGGATCAGGTTGTGACCGATTTTCTTGATGCAGTGAAAATGGACGGTGCCGATCTTTCGTTTATGAGTATCACACCGGACGAACCTGCGGCTTTTGGACGGGTCATCCGCGATAAAGACGGTCAGGTTACAGCCATTGTGGAAGCCAAGGATTATGATGAAGCTGTACACGGTCCTGTAAGTGGCGAAGTCAATGCCGGCATCTATTGTCTTAAAATCTCCGCTGTGGACAGCCTGCTTAGTAAGCTGACCAACAATAATAAGAGTGGGGAGTATTATATTACTGATCTTGTTGACCTTGCTGTGGAATGTGGCATGAACGTCACCGCAGTGAATGCCGGAAACTCCATTGATCTCATGGGGATCAATAGCCCGCTTGAGCTTGCTAAAGCTGAATCCGCATTGCGTTTGCGGACAGCTGAGAAGTTGCTTGAAAGCGGTGTTACCCTGCACAATTGGGAGTCAGTTGTAGTTGGTCCCGGTGTTGAAATTGAGCCGGGGGCTGAAATTACAGGTCCTTGCGAAATTTATGGTTCGTCAAAGATCGGTCGTGGTGCAGTGCTCCAGTCCCATGTGCGCATAGTGGACAGTGTTGTAGATTCAGGAGCAATAATTAAAGCATACAGCCATCTTGAGGAAGCTAAAGTTGGGCGCGATTGTATGGTCGGTCCCTACGGGCGTCTGCGTCCGGGCGCAGTCCTTGAGGAAGAGTCCAAGGTGGGCAACTTTGTTGAAGTTAAGAAGGCAGTTCTCGGTAAGGGAGCCAAAGCCAGCCACCTGACTTACCTCGGCGACAGTGAAATCGGCGCAGGAACCAACATCGGTGCGGGTACTATCACCTGCAACTATGATGGGGTGAACAAGCATAAAACCGTTATCGGAGAAGGTGCGTTCATCGGCAGCAATACTGCACTGGTGGCCCCGGTAACTATCGGCAAAGGTGCTCTGATCGGAGCCGGTTCCACGATAACTAAGAATGTAAAAGATGGTGACCTTGGTGTTGCAAGAGGCAAGCAGGTCAACATTTCCCGGGCTTCTAAGAAGTCTTGA
- the atpA gene encoding F0F1 ATP synthase subunit alpha produces the protein MQIKAEEISKIIEDQIQNYESKVEMSETGTVLYVGDGIARVHGVENAMAMELLEFPGGLMGMVLNLEEDNVGVALLGDDTGIKEGDPVKRTGKLFSVPVGDAVMGRVVNPLGQPIDGLGPIEAKEERPVELKAPGIIARKSVHEPMYTGLKSIDAMTPIGRGQRELVIGDRQVGKTAICVDAILAQKDSGIHCFYVAIGQKKAAVALVADILRKHGAMEYTTIISATASEPAPLQFISAYTGATMAEYYRDGGKHALIAYDDLSKQAVAYRQMSLLLRRPPGREAYPGDVFYLHSRLLERSCKVNDDLGAGSLTALPIIETQAGDVSAYIPTNVISITDGQVYLEPNLFNSGIRPAVNVGLSVSRVGGAAQIKAMKQVAGTLRLDLAQYRELAAFAAFGSDLDKATQQKLNRGARMVELLKQPQYKPMNVMEQVVSLYAGTRGYMDEFPVSAVRKYEDELQEFIANAKPEILEGIKTKGAIDDEIEGKLKAALEEFNKGFTA, from the coding sequence ATGCAGATTAAAGCGGAAGAAATCAGCAAAATCATTGAAGATCAGATTCAGAACTATGAGTCTAAGGTCGAGATGAGCGAAACCGGTACCGTACTGTACGTTGGTGACGGTATTGCTCGTGTTCATGGTGTTGAGAACGCAATGGCTATGGAACTCCTCGAGTTCCCCGGCGGCCTGATGGGCATGGTTCTCAACCTCGAAGAAGATAACGTCGGTGTTGCACTCCTCGGTGACGATACCGGTATTAAAGAAGGTGACCCGGTTAAACGTACCGGCAAGCTCTTCTCCGTACCTGTTGGTGACGCTGTTATGGGGCGTGTTGTTAACCCCCTCGGTCAGCCCATCGATGGTCTCGGACCCATTGAAGCTAAAGAAGAACGTCCCGTTGAGCTTAAAGCTCCCGGTATCATTGCTCGTAAGTCCGTACATGAGCCCATGTACACCGGTCTTAAGTCTATTGACGCAATGACTCCTATCGGACGTGGTCAGCGTGAGTTGGTTATTGGTGACCGTCAGGTTGGTAAGACCGCTATCTGCGTTGACGCTATCCTCGCTCAGAAAGATTCCGGTATCCATTGCTTCTACGTAGCTATCGGTCAGAAGAAAGCAGCAGTTGCTCTTGTTGCTGACATTCTGCGCAAGCACGGTGCAATGGAATACACCACAATCATTTCTGCTACTGCATCTGAGCCTGCACCTCTGCAGTTCATTTCTGCATACACCGGTGCAACCATGGCTGAGTACTACCGTGACGGCGGTAAGCACGCCCTCATCGCATACGATGACCTTTCCAAACAGGCTGTTGCATACAGACAGATGTCTCTCCTGCTTCGTCGCCCTCCGGGACGTGAAGCATACCCCGGTGACGTTTTCTACCTGCACTCAAGGCTCCTCGAGCGTTCTTGTAAAGTAAATGATGACCTCGGCGCTGGTTCTCTGACCGCACTGCCCATCATTGAAACTCAGGCAGGTGACGTATCCGCATATATCCCGACCAACGTTATCTCCATTACCGACGGTCAGGTTTACCTCGAGCCTAACCTCTTCAACTCCGGTATCCGTCCTGCTGTTAACGTAGGTCTGTCCGTATCCCGAGTTGGTGGTGCTGCTCAGATTAAAGCTATGAAGCAGGTTGCAGGTACTCTGCGTCTTGACCTCGCACAGTATCGTGAACTCGCAGCTTTCGCAGCTTTCGGTTCTGACCTCGATAAGGCCACCCAGCAGAAGCTGAACCGCGGTGCACGCATGGTTGAGCTTCTCAAGCAGCCTCAGTACAAGCCCATGAACGTTATGGAACAGGTAGTTTCCCTGTACGCCGGTACCCGCGGTTACATGGATGAGTTTCCTGTTAGCGCAGTACGCAAATACGAAGACGAACTCCAGGAATTCATCGCTAACGCGAAGCCTGAAATCCTGGAAGGCATCAAGACTAAAGGCGCTATTGACGACGAAATCGAAGGCAAGCTGAAGGCCGCTCTGGAAGAGTTCAATAAAGGTTTCACAGCTTAA
- a CDS encoding F0F1 ATP synthase subunit delta — MTGNIVSRRYAKALFSVGQKQGEEDLAAYGLALTELSQILEDSPEALRLFQNPVFSADEKKAVLEKLLEKTSAGPVVKNFCSLLADKGRLPVIPEIASDYAGMLDNVQGVVRGKLVTAIKLTVKRQKEIKTRLEEQLKSKLELDFAMDKDILGGVVLQVGDKVLDASIRAQLQMMKEQIKRGV, encoded by the coding sequence ATGACCGGGAACATAGTCTCACGCAGATACGCCAAGGCGCTGTTCTCCGTTGGCCAGAAGCAGGGAGAAGAAGACCTTGCGGCGTATGGTTTGGCACTGACCGAGTTGTCCCAGATACTGGAAGATTCCCCGGAGGCCCTGAGGCTCTTCCAGAATCCTGTTTTCAGTGCGGATGAAAAGAAAGCCGTACTCGAAAAACTGCTTGAGAAGACCTCGGCAGGACCTGTGGTTAAAAACTTTTGCAGCCTTCTGGCCGACAAAGGACGTCTGCCGGTTATTCCTGAGATCGCAAGCGACTACGCAGGAATGCTGGACAACGTTCAGGGTGTCGTCCGTGGCAAACTGGTGACTGCAATCAAGCTGACCGTTAAGCGTCAGAAAGAAATTAAAACACGTCTTGAAGAACAGCTTAAAAGCAAACTCGAGCTCGACTTTGCAATGGATAAAGACATCCTCGGAGGTGTTGTTCTTCAGGTTGGTGATAAAGTTCTTGATGCAAGCATTCGCGCACAGCTGCAAATGATGAAAGAACAGATTAAAAGGGGTGTGTAG
- a CDS encoding bactofilin family protein: MARDEINAFLGSGTDYQGKLNFQGAVRIDGNFNGEVESEGTLVVGREAKVEGVLRVGQLVLSGRVTGEVYAAEKAVLHKTANLQGNLVTPTLVVEEGAVLEGRVTMSSSSSSATETETEEIS, from the coding sequence ATGGCAAGAGATGAAATAAATGCATTCTTAGGCAGTGGAACCGATTATCAGGGAAAGCTGAATTTTCAGGGTGCTGTACGTATTGACGGTAATTTCAACGGTGAAGTTGAATCCGAGGGAACTCTGGTCGTTGGTCGCGAAGCAAAGGTAGAAGGCGTTTTGCGTGTGGGCCAGCTTGTTCTCAGTGGACGTGTGACAGGCGAGGTTTATGCAGCTGAGAAAGCTGTTCTGCATAAGACTGCAAACCTGCAGGGTAACCTGGTCACCCCCACCTTGGTAGTGGAGGAAGGTGCGGTTCTGGAAGGGCGTGTAACCATGAGTTCCAGCTCCTCTTCTGCAACTGAAACAGAAACAGAAGAAATTAGTTAA
- the atpD gene encoding F0F1 ATP synthase subunit beta: protein MSKVSGKIVQVIGAVVDVEFPEGQLPNILTAVEIDNPNNTDAPDLVCEVAQHLGDNVVRTIAMDATEGLVRGMEVVATGKSISVPVGDGVLGRILNVVGRPVDEMGPIDAKESLPIHRAAPEFTEQSTKVELLETGIKVVDLLVPFPKGGKMGLFGGAGVGKTVILMEMINNIAKQHGGKSCFAGVGERTREGNDLYHEMKDAGVLEKSALVYGQMNEPPGARARVALTALTIAEYFRDVEGEDVLLFIDNIFRFTQAGSEVSALLGRMPSAVGYQPTLGTDLGGLQERITSTNKGSITSVQAVYVPADDLTDPAPATTFSHLDGTLVLSRQIAELGIYPAVDPLDSTSRILDPNILGVEHYNTAREVQMVLQKYKDLQDIIAILGMDELSDEDKQTVARARRIQRFLSQPFHVAEVFTGTPGVYVKLEDTVKAFRGILDGEYDEMAENSFYMVGAIEEAIEKEKNK from the coding sequence ATGAGTAAAGTTTCAGGTAAAATTGTTCAGGTTATCGGCGCGGTTGTTGACGTCGAATTTCCTGAAGGGCAATTGCCCAACATTCTGACTGCGGTCGAGATTGATAACCCGAACAACACTGACGCACCTGATCTGGTGTGTGAGGTTGCACAGCACCTCGGTGACAACGTTGTTCGTACCATTGCTATGGACGCTACCGAAGGTCTCGTTCGCGGCATGGAAGTAGTTGCAACCGGTAAATCCATCTCCGTACCTGTCGGTGACGGCGTACTGGGTCGTATCCTTAACGTTGTTGGTCGTCCTGTTGATGAAATGGGTCCCATCGATGCTAAAGAATCTCTTCCCATTCACCGTGCTGCTCCGGAATTCACCGAGCAGTCCACCAAGGTTGAGCTGCTGGAAACCGGTATCAAGGTTGTTGACCTTCTCGTACCCTTCCCCAAGGGTGGTAAGATGGGCCTCTTCGGCGGCGCAGGTGTTGGTAAAACCGTTATTCTGATGGAAATGATCAACAACATTGCGAAACAGCACGGTGGTAAATCTTGCTTCGCAGGTGTTGGTGAGCGTACCCGTGAAGGTAACGACCTCTACCACGAAATGAAAGACGCAGGCGTTCTTGAGAAGTCTGCTCTCGTATACGGCCAGATGAACGAACCTCCGGGAGCACGTGCTCGTGTTGCACTGACCGCTCTGACCATCGCTGAGTACTTCCGTGATGTAGAAGGTGAAGACGTTCTTCTCTTTATTGATAACATCTTCCGTTTCACCCAGGCAGGTTCCGAGGTATCCGCACTTCTCGGTCGTATGCCTTCCGCAGTTGGTTACCAGCCGACTCTCGGTACTGACCTTGGTGGACTCCAGGAACGTATTACCTCCACCAACAAAGGTTCCATTACCTCTGTTCAGGCTGTTTACGTACCTGCGGATGACTTGACTGACCCCGCACCTGCTACCACCTTCTCTCACCTTGACGGTACTCTCGTTCTTTCCCGTCAGATTGCAGAGCTTGGTATTTACCCTGCGGTTGACCCTCTTGACTCCACCTCCCGTATTCTCGACCCCAACATCCTTGGTGTTGAGCACTACAACACTGCTCGTGAAGTTCAGATGGTTCTGCAGAAATATAAAGACCTTCAGGACATCATCGCCATTCTCGGTATGGACGAACTGTCCGACGAAGATAAGCAGACTGTTGCACGTGCACGCCGCATCCAGCGTTTCCTCTCCCAGCCCTTCCACGTTGCTGAAGTATTCACCGGTACCCCCGGCGTATACGTAAAGCTGGAAGACACTGTTAAGGCTTTCAGAGGCATCCTCGACGGCGAATACGATGAAATGGCTGAAAACTCCTTCTACATGGTTGGCGCAATCGAAGAAGCCATTGAGAAAGAGAAAAACAAATAG
- a CDS encoding F0F1 ATP synthase subunit gamma, which produces MASLKDVQNQIVSIKKTKQITKAMNMVASAKLRGAQDRIERFRPYADKFYEMLGDLAAGADSSVHPLLEVHEEIKTVGIVLTTSDRGLCGSFNANMINAALKKAAEKKAEGKAVKFYCVGKKGAAAIKKTEYEIVEAYNDDMTHFDFNLAASIGNKVIDAYLAEELDEVFLVFGEFVNVASQPPNTLQILPMSSDAAGEEGESGANSEYIYEPSVEGLLAELLPRFVKVQVYRGLLDTSCSEHAARMAAMDNASRACDDMTETLTLLYNKTRQAAITADLMDIVGGAEALKG; this is translated from the coding sequence ATGGCTTCTCTTAAGGATGTCCAAAACCAAATCGTCAGTATTAAAAAGACTAAGCAGATTACCAAGGCCATGAACATGGTTGCGTCGGCTAAGCTGCGTGGTGCTCAGGATAGAATTGAGCGCTTTCGCCCCTACGCAGACAAGTTCTACGAAATGCTTGGCGATCTGGCAGCAGGCGCGGATTCTTCCGTTCACCCGCTGCTCGAAGTCCACGAAGAGATCAAGACCGTAGGTATCGTACTTACCACCTCTGATCGCGGACTTTGCGGTAGTTTTAATGCGAATATGATAAATGCGGCCCTTAAAAAGGCTGCAGAAAAGAAGGCTGAAGGTAAAGCTGTTAAGTTTTACTGCGTAGGTAAAAAAGGCGCTGCCGCCATTAAGAAGACCGAATACGAGATCGTTGAAGCATACAATGACGATATGACTCACTTCGACTTCAACCTGGCTGCATCCATCGGTAACAAAGTTATCGACGCCTACCTTGCCGAAGAGCTTGATGAGGTTTTCCTTGTCTTCGGTGAATTCGTAAACGTAGCCAGCCAGCCTCCGAATACCCTCCAGATCCTGCCCATGTCTTCCGACGCAGCAGGTGAAGAAGGTGAATCCGGTGCTAACAGCGAATACATTTACGAACCTTCCGTTGAAGGCCTTCTCGCGGAGCTGCTGCCCCGTTTTGTTAAAGTTCAGGTTTACCGCGGTCTGCTCGACACATCCTGCAGTGAACACGCTGCACGTATGGCTGCAATGGATAACGCATCCAGAGCATGCGATGACATGACCGAAACTCTGACACTGCTTTACAACAAAACCAGGCAGGCTGCGATTACCGCGGATCTTATGGACATTGTCGGCGGCGCAGAAGCGCTGAAAGGATAA